From a single Pseudophryne corroboree isolate aPseCor3 chromosome 6, aPseCor3.hap2, whole genome shotgun sequence genomic region:
- the LOC134934505 gene encoding olfactory receptor 1G1-like produces the protein MDECPNSTVTEFYIVAFSVYEEGQLVLFIGVLLMYLLTVTGNILITILICLVPQLHTPMYFFLCNLSVADILYVSSTLPKLLSIFVTKDNSMSFPACITQVLWFTLSVLCDMFTLTSMSYDRYVAVCKPLQYLMIMSRRMCIIMAASSWLISTTNALMYAILTSILSFCSSHKIDHFFCDMKTLYTITTSDTTSREILMLFDDIFLAFLPFSLTITSYVYIISNILKISSSGGRFKAFSSCTSHLTTVILFYGPVIFLYAKPQSERYKEADKLLSLLYMAVVPMLNPFIYTLRNKEVLGAITKIARIKRHSLLM, from the coding sequence ATGGATGAATGTCCAAACAGTACAGTTACTGAATTCTACATCGTAGCTTTCTCCGTGTATGAAGAAGGACAACTTGTGCTATTCATTGGAGTCTTACTTATGTATCTATTGACCGTGACTGGAAACATATTAATTACTATACTTATCTGCCTGGTGCCCCAGCTCCACACTCCAATGTATTTCTTCCTGTGTAACCTATCAGTTGCCGATATCTTATATGTCTCAAGCACTCTCCCAAAGCTGTTGTCTATATTTGTAACAAAGGACAATAGTATGTCCTTTCCAGCCTGCATTACTCAGGTCCTCTGGTTTACGTTATCTGTTCTCTGTGATATGTTCACTCTGACCTCTATGTCATATGACCGATATGTAGCAGTCTGTAAGCCCCTGCAATATCTTATGATTATGAGTAGGAGAATGTGCATTATAATGGCTGCTTCCTCTTGGCTTATATCTACTACAAACGCACTCATGTATGCAATCCTCACATCCATATTATCCTTCTGTTCCTCACACAAAATTGACCATTTCTTTTGTGACATGAAAACACTGTATACAATCACCACTAGTGACACTACAAGCAGGGAGATCCTTATGTTATTTGATGATATATTTCTTGCATTTCTACCATTTTCACTCACTATAACCTCTTATGTATATATAATCTCCAACATACTGAAGATCAGTTCTTCAGGGGGACGTTTCAAAGCTTTCTCCAGCTGCACCTCCCATCTCACCACTGTCATATTATTCTATGGACCAGTCATCTTCTTGTATGCTAAACCACAGTCTGAACGGTATAAAGAAGCAGACAAATTGCTCTCATTGCTTTATATGGCTGTGGTTCCAATGCTAAACCCATTTATCTACACATTACGGAATAAGGAGGTTTTGGGAGCTATTACAAAAATAGCAAGAATCAAGAGACACTCCCTTCTCATGTAA